GGGCTCAGCCGGCGCTTGATGCCGGCGCTGGCGCCGTGCGCCTTGAGAATCTTCCAGAATCCCTGGCGCGTCATCTTCGCGCCGTTGCGGTTGGTGAAGAGAATGGATGAGGCGGTGCGTCGCGTCAGCTCCGGGCGCACCTTGACGAGATACTCGCGCAGCCGCTCGATCGCCTTGCGCCCCAGCGGCACCAGGCGCTCCTTCGATCCTTTCCCCATGCAGGTCAGATAGCCCACCTCCAGGTTGAGGTCCTCGACCTTCAGCGACAGCAGCTCCGACACCCGGATGCCGGTGGCGTAGAGAACCTCGAGCATCGCCGCATCGCGCAGGCCGAGGGGCTTGGTCGGATCGGGAGCGGACAGCAGGAGGTCGACCTCCTCGAAGGTGAGGAAGCGCGGCAGACTCTTCCAGGTGCGCGGCGCGTCCAGCTCTGAGGTCGGGTCCTGCTTGGCTTCTCCTTCGGCGAGCAGGAAGCGGTAGAACATGCGCAGCGTGTTGATGGCACGCGCCACCGATTTGGGAGAAAGGCCCGACTGTCTCAGGGAGCGGACGTGGGAGAGGAGATCCTGGCGCCGGGCCCGGTTCAGCGGCACCTTCGAGGCCTTGAGGAAGGCTTCCAGCCGCTTGAGGTCGCGGCCGTAGGCTTCCTGGGTGTTGACCGACAGCCCGCGCTCCACCGCGAGGTGCTTGAGGAAGGCCGGCACAAGCCGGTCCGGGCTCATCGCTTGGCTCCTTCCAGCACGAAGGTCACGGGACCGTCGTTGATCAGCTCGACTTCCATCATGGCGCGGAAGTGGCCGGTGGCCACCTCCAGCCCGTGCCCCCGGAGCTTCTCCACGAAGGCGTCGAAAAGCGGCCGGGCCTCTTCCGGCGGCGCAGCGTTCACGAAGCTGGGCCGCCTTCCCCTTTCCAGGCTCCCCGCCAGGGTGAACTGCGACACGGCGAGCAGCGCGGTGCCCGCGTCGAGCGAGGAGCGATTCATCTTGCCTGCTGCATCTGAAAAGATGCGCAAGTTTACGACCTTGTCCGCGAAAGTGTCAAGAATTACCGCGTCGTCGCCGCGCTCGATTGCCACCAGCAGGAGCAGCCCTTGCCCGATCTTGCCGACGACGCGTCCCTCCACGCGCACCTCGGCGCGCGACACCCTCTGGATCACGATCTTCACGGCTTTCTCCGCAGGCGCGCCGGCAGGAGCGTCATCACTTCCTTGACCTCCTGGCTTCCGAAGATCCATGCGGTGGCGAAGAAGCAGCCGGCCGACACGGTGATCGCGCCCGTCAGCGCGAGAGCCCGTATCGCGACCGGCTGCGTGCCCTCCATCCACGG
The window above is part of the Candidatus Polarisedimenticolia bacterium genome. Proteins encoded here:
- a CDS encoding tyrosine-type recombinase/integrase, which translates into the protein MSPDRLVPAFLKHLAVERGLSVNTQEAYGRDLKRLEAFLKASKVPLNRARRQDLLSHVRSLRQSGLSPKSVARAINTLRMFYRFLLAEGEAKQDPTSELDAPRTWKSLPRFLTFEEVDLLLSAPDPTKPLGLRDAAMLEVLYATGIRVSELLSLKVEDLNLEVGYLTCMGKGSKERLVPLGRKAIERLREYLVKVRPELTRRTASSILFTNRNGAKMTRQGFWKILKAHGASAGIKRRLSP
- the dtd gene encoding D-aminoacyl-tRNA deacylase; this encodes MKIVIQRVSRAEVRVEGRVVGKIGQGLLLLVAIERGDDAVILDTFADKVVNLRIFSDAAGKMNRSSLDAGTALLAVSQFTLAGSLERGRRPSFVNAAPPEEARPLFDAFVEKLRGHGLEVATGHFRAMMEVELINDGPVTFVLEGAKR